One Frankia alni ACN14a DNA window includes the following coding sequences:
- a CDS encoding RES family NAD+ phosphorylase — protein sequence MPTGVPPKGDRAAPRFHEVPPGTLLWRVTAPAKPATPEAEQPLFRAPAREVESHGGRWGGRFDATPDCPYPFCYAAFDDLTALCEVLLRDIPFGAEERYLPHAVAAGRRLVLLETLRPLWLVSLLAAADLAAARQDTWLVHTDDVNYPITRLWAHWLRDGDGPAGQGPPAGLVWPSKRQPTGRAVLLFGDRCGDAVRYSPLGSLRLDQPPGLDWLNRRLALVRTRIGPPWPGPSV from the coding sequence ATGCCCACCGGCGTGCCGCCCAAGGGCGACCGGGCCGCCCCGCGGTTCCACGAGGTTCCCCCGGGGACGCTGCTGTGGCGGGTCACCGCTCCCGCGAAACCGGCCACCCCGGAGGCCGAGCAGCCGCTGTTCCGCGCGCCCGCCCGCGAGGTGGAGTCCCATGGTGGGCGGTGGGGCGGCCGCTTCGACGCGACCCCGGACTGCCCCTATCCGTTCTGCTACGCCGCCTTCGACGATCTGACCGCGCTGTGCGAGGTGCTGCTGCGCGACATCCCGTTCGGGGCGGAGGAACGCTACCTTCCCCACGCCGTGGCGGCCGGGCGGCGGCTGGTGCTGCTGGAGACGCTGCGTCCACTGTGGCTGGTCAGCCTGCTGGCCGCCGCCGACCTCGCCGCGGCCCGGCAGGACACCTGGCTGGTCCACACCGACGACGTCAACTATCCGATCACCCGGCTGTGGGCGCACTGGCTGCGCGACGGTGACGGACCGGCCGGCCAGGGGCCGCCCGCGGGGTTGGTGTGGCCGTCGAAACGACAGCCGACGGGCCGGGCGGTGCTGCTGTTCGGCGACCGGTGTGGCGACGCGGTGCGCTATTCGCCGCTGGGATCACTCCGGCTCGACCAGCCGCCCGGCCTGGACTGGCTGAACCGTCGCCTGGCACTCGTGCGGACCCGGATCGGACCACCCTGGCCCGGCCCGTCCGTCTGA
- a CDS encoding EsaB/YukD family protein translates to MADVPMTLIQPSGARTDVEMPDDVPIGELIPEFVTELGLPTTGSDGSAVVYRIHAKSLGRELTGTDTLASAGVPQGSPLLIAPFALAGARA, encoded by the coding sequence ATGGCCGACGTCCCGATGACGCTCATCCAGCCGTCCGGCGCGCGCACCGATGTGGAAATGCCCGACGACGTGCCCATCGGCGAGCTCATCCCCGAGTTCGTGACCGAGCTGGGTCTGCCGACGACGGGCAGCGACGGTTCCGCGGTGGTCTACCGGATTCACGCCAAGTCGCTGGGCCGGGAGCTCACCGGCACGGACACGCTGGCCAGCGCGGGGGTTCCGCAGGGCAGCCCGCTGCTGATCGCCCCGTTCGCGCTGGCCGGTGCGCGGGCATGA
- a CDS encoding ubiquitin-conjugating enzyme E2 — translation MELTAGGQLSPRDRRLAADARKVLELSENSDLIEARIVDAGTGRPPEIWEVTFRCRGIVGAERDGRPVYGDYHRVRIELGREYPRQAPGLRWLTPILHPNIEGHGAQRVCIAQWHVGRTLETVVLMLGEMVQYKNYHAEMVPPYPLDNKAAKWALKAERAGYFSRSRPVDPRPLLRPDHSAGQSPTTTAPRVRVRSATTPPIPPTTPRIRISRSQP, via the coding sequence GTGGAGCTGACCGCCGGGGGACAGCTGAGCCCCCGCGACCGGCGTCTCGCGGCAGACGCCCGCAAGGTGCTCGAGCTCAGCGAGAACAGCGACCTCATCGAGGCCCGGATCGTGGACGCCGGCACCGGGCGGCCGCCGGAGATCTGGGAGGTGACCTTCCGCTGCCGCGGCATCGTGGGCGCCGAGCGGGACGGGCGCCCCGTGTACGGCGACTACCACCGGGTGCGCATCGAACTCGGCCGGGAGTATCCGCGGCAGGCGCCGGGACTGCGCTGGCTGACCCCGATCCTGCATCCCAACATCGAGGGCCACGGCGCCCAGCGCGTCTGCATCGCCCAGTGGCACGTGGGCCGGACCCTCGAAACGGTCGTGCTGATGCTCGGCGAGATGGTCCAGTACAAGAACTACCACGCCGAGATGGTGCCGCCGTACCCGCTGGACAACAAGGCGGCGAAGTGGGCGCTGAAGGCGGAGCGCGCCGGCTACTTCTCCAGGTCCCGGCCCGTCGATCCGCGCCCGCTGCTGCGCCCCGACCACAGCGCCGGCCAGTCTCCGACGACGACCGCGCCGCGGGTCCGCGTCCGCTCCGCGACCACGCCGCCGATCCCGCCGACCACCCCGCGCATCCGCATCTCCCGGAGCCAGCCATGA
- a CDS encoding ThiF family adenylyltransferase codes for MTLAQPRRRIPDPRDRNARLAWLDGWWDRSTVHLARVAVVGVGALGNEILKNLALLDFRQVTIIDRDTVERSNLSRSVLFRPRHEGQPKVTAAADTLADLNPALRVDALHADVVHETGLGHLRGQDVILAGLDSRRVRWWLNRTARALGVPWVEGATQGPHGHAMAFLPGAGPCYECTFTDQDWRALDDVASCRQLALDAAVRGRVATSPTAASIVAAAQVHLAMDLLHGRPVVGGRSLLVNLEAPDLMVSGRPENPACEAHTRFEPVLDTALSARTATVGDLLAAAAPTVGEPATVELRWDSVWEFDCAGCGRTSPVRRARGLVPHSTATCPDCGAERRPVFRHRLGAEDAGLSLAAVGIPPLDVVEVRGPAGSAWLELAGDRAEAVPTGTDRDSHP; via the coding sequence ATGACGCTGGCCCAGCCGCGCCGCCGGATCCCCGACCCCCGCGACCGCAACGCCCGGCTCGCCTGGCTGGACGGGTGGTGGGACCGGTCGACGGTGCACCTCGCCCGCGTCGCCGTGGTCGGCGTCGGGGCGCTCGGGAACGAGATCCTCAAGAACCTGGCGCTGCTGGACTTCCGGCAGGTGACCATCATCGACCGGGACACGGTCGAGCGGTCCAACCTGAGTCGCTCGGTGCTGTTCCGGCCGCGGCACGAGGGCCAACCGAAGGTGACCGCCGCCGCCGACACCCTCGCCGATCTCAATCCCGCGCTGCGGGTGGACGCCCTGCACGCCGACGTCGTGCACGAGACGGGGCTCGGCCACCTGCGCGGGCAGGACGTCATCCTCGCCGGGCTGGACAGCCGCCGGGTGCGCTGGTGGCTCAACCGCACCGCGCGCGCCCTCGGGGTGCCCTGGGTCGAGGGCGCCACCCAGGGTCCGCACGGTCACGCCATGGCGTTCCTGCCGGGCGCCGGCCCCTGCTACGAGTGCACTTTCACCGACCAGGACTGGCGTGCCCTGGACGACGTGGCCTCCTGCCGTCAGCTGGCGTTGGACGCGGCGGTGCGCGGCCGGGTGGCCACCTCGCCGACAGCGGCGTCCATCGTCGCCGCCGCCCAGGTGCACCTGGCCATGGACCTGCTCCACGGCCGCCCGGTGGTCGGCGGCCGATCGCTGCTGGTGAACCTGGAGGCCCCGGACCTCATGGTCAGCGGTCGACCGGAGAACCCCGCCTGCGAGGCCCACACCCGCTTCGAACCGGTGCTCGACACCGCACTGTCGGCGCGCACGGCGACGGTCGGCGATCTGCTCGCCGCCGCCGCCCCGACGGTCGGCGAGCCCGCCACGGTGGAGCTGCGCTGGGACAGCGTGTGGGAGTTCGACTGTGCCGGCTGCGGACGGACGAGCCCGGTCCGGCGGGCCCGCGGGCTGGTCCCGCACTCGACGGCGACCTGCCCGGACTGCGGCGCCGAACGCCGCCCGGTGTTCCGCCACCGGCTCGGCGCCGAGGACGCCGGCCTGTCGCTCGCCGCCGTCGGCATCCCGCCCCTGGATGTCGTCGAGGTCCGCGGGCCCGCCGGCTCGGCGTGGCTGGAGCTCGCCGGTGACCGTGCCGAGGCGGTGCCCACCGGTACCGACAGGGACAGCCACCCCTGA